A genomic window from Filimonas effusa includes:
- a CDS encoding carboxymuconolactone decarboxylase family protein produces MSKLVEEFNEYRTRMNEVILSKDNLVMKRLWNLDTNTYEEGALDKKTKEMLGLVASMVLRCDDCIKYHLGKSYELGVNTQEMYEIFAVANIVGGTIVVPHTRRAAEYWEELQAGNS; encoded by the coding sequence ATGAGTAAATTAGTCGAAGAGTTCAACGAATACCGCACCCGCATGAACGAGGTCATCCTCAGCAAAGACAACCTGGTGATGAAACGCCTCTGGAATCTCGATACCAACACCTACGAAGAAGGCGCCCTCGATAAAAAAACCAAGGAAATGCTCGGCCTCGTAGCCAGTATGGTGCTCCGATGCGACGACTGCATCAAATATCACCTCGGAAAAAGCTATGAGCTGGGCGTGAACACACAGGAAATGTACGAGATCTTCGCCGTAGCCAATATCGTAGGGGGCACAATCGTAGTGCCGCATACCCGCCGCGCCGCCGAATACTGGGAAGAACTACAAGCCGGTAATAGCTGA